One genomic window of Abditibacteriota bacterium includes the following:
- a CDS encoding NgoFVII family restriction endonuclease, producing the protein MSFYDEMTTEEERLNYSLMLEMIGSLSNLFSESPSPYLASRISENLFCRCFFADNLSRNDVTADAKRGKTGIGIKTWTGSQSQKIAEFDALRNTYINDEPEILISKVAGYRNDRIQKTLDTYSIDTMVYHCLLRTEGLISVYECPLVKIDVGNITKIKKTGASIYFEDGINAYSFNLSKSTLFKRFDDLELMNEIPVTIIEDPYEYLAEKMGLLDKIKRLQIRTEPGVSHIETAYLPLYSFNNKAGFFVPPKECLNIRFAGGRRRDPY; encoded by the coding sequence ATGAGCTTCTATGATGAAATGACTACGGAAGAAGAACGGCTGAATTATTCTCTTATGCTTGAGATGATCGGGTCGCTGTCCAATCTGTTTTCCGAGAGCCCGAGTCCATACCTTGCTTCAAGAATCAGCGAGAACCTGTTCTGCCGCTGTTTCTTTGCCGACAACCTCTCCCGCAATGACGTTACTGCCGATGCCAAGAGGGGAAAAACCGGCATAGGCATTAAGACCTGGACAGGGAGCCAGTCTCAGAAGATAGCTGAATTTGACGCGCTGAGAAACACATATATAAATGACGAGCCGGAAATCCTGATAAGCAAAGTCGCAGGATACAGAAATGACCGCATTCAGAAGACTCTTGATACTTATTCTATAGACACTATGGTATATCATTGCCTGCTGAGGACAGAAGGGCTGATCTCAGTCTATGAATGCCCTCTTGTTAAAATAGACGTCGGAAATATAACAAAAATAAAGAAAACAGGAGCATCAATATATTTCGAAGACGGGATCAATGCGTATTCGTTTAATCTCTCAAAAAGCACTCTGTTTAAGAGGTTTGATGATCTAGAGCTGATGAACGAGATACCCGTTACTATAATCGAAGACCCTTATGAGTATCTGGCCGAAAAAATGGGGCTGCTCGACAAGATAAAACGGCTGCAGATCCGGACTGAGCCGGGTGTTTCGCATATAGAAACAGCTTATCTGCCATTGTATTCCTTCAACAATAAGGCCGGTTTTTTTGTCCCGCCCAAAGAGTGTCTGAACATACGGTTTGCCGGCGGCAGGCGGAGAGATCCTTATGA